The genomic stretch AAGCTAAGAATTGACCCCAGTGTTCTGGATTCAGAGCCCATACTGCCTTTtgtgaaaatatatgtgaatCGTGGTAGAGCCACTCTAatacatcatttaaaattaaaattaatacagaaacataaaaaagctgttatttctgtatttcagaaaccactgtatttctttttaaggcagGGTATATTACCAGGTGAAAGCACAGCCAAGCCACAAATTCAGTGCTAAATCTTTggtctcttcttaaaaaaaaaaagttacattattttttatatcctttcATATACAACTAAATGATGTGATTATTTCTGGCATGTACTCTCAAGATTCAATGTCATTACTTCTGAAGCCTTCAGAATAACCGGTTTTACAGCAGACTACACTTCATTTGGGTCAGGGAATGATTTTGGTCCCAACTAGACAGGATCTCACATTCTCACAAGCAAAGGACAGTGGCTTAATTGTTCCAGTTTTGAGTATCTTGTACCTGAAGTGAAACGAGTGTTAACCTAGATAAGGATTTTGCAGAAGGTTATTAACTGGAAATTAGGGATAATCATGCCTATGGCTTTGCCTTCTTTCCACGAATTTCCTTCCCTCCTTAAGTAAGTACTTCACTTGGGTCATGTGTCTGGCTCATGGTGAgtgcttaataatttttttaatgaaatcattttttgatGCTTGAAACTtttctaatatgtatttataaatcatttttaagaagtgAGCTTAAACACTTTCTAATTAAAATACTCTGTAGgtcataaggaagaaaagaaagtgttaaaaaCCTGTAATACTATTAAAATTCTTATTAGATCCTACAGCTGGAATTTGATATGCCAAAATCTCCTAACAAGGCACACTGTCCACACTACAGACAACTTCAGCATAGTTcgagttttaaaaagaacaagtggACAGCTCTTTCCTTTATGCCATGTATCAAGCACCACCCATCCACAAACAGGAGAATGGCAGCCGCAGCCTCTGAGAGCCTGGTGGGAGCTTTTCTCCTAGGCTAGAGTGTCCTCATCTACTCTGGGGTCAATTCAAATGTGTTCTCTGCTCCCACTGTTGGTGGAATTGGAAGCCGTTTTGTTTATGCTTTCTTTCAATcctgatttttgtcttctttccctAGCCTTTGTTACTTGGTTCTCTGCTGCACAGATATAGCTATAATTTTGATCAAGGGCCATCATAATCAAATACAGGGTCACCGTGGACAAAGATAAAGGTGACGTCATGGCATCAGCAGGGCTCCAGCTCCTTGCTTTTGTCCTGGCCTTATCTGGAGTCTCTGGAGTGCTCACAGCCACTCTGCTGCCTAATTGGAAGGTGAATGTGGATTCGGGCTCCAACATCATAACAGCCATTGTACAGCTTCAAGGGCTTTGGATGGACTGCACATGGTACAGCACCGGTATGTTCAGCTGTACCCTGAAGTTCTCcattctgtccctccccatctaCGTGCAGGCTGCACGGGCCACCATGGTCCTGGCGTGTGTTCTGTCTGCTTTGGGGATCTGCACTTCTACAGTAGGAATGAAATGCACTCGCttaggaggagacagagaaacaaagagtCATGCTTCTTTTGCTGGAGGAGTCTGTCTCATGTCTGCAGGGATCTCTGGTTTGATACCAACAGTGTGGTACACAAAGGAGATCATAGCAGACTTTCTCGATCTGACAGTTCCAGAAAGCAACAAACATGAACCTGGAGGAGCCGTCTATATTGGATTCATTTCAGCCATACTGCTGTTTGTCTCTGGCATGATTTTCTGCACTTCCTGTATTGAAAAGAATCCAGAAGCTTGGCTCTATCCACCCAAGCAGCAACATATCCCCGCCACACAACTAGAGGGCAATTCAGCATACAACCTGAAAGATTATGTGTAAATAACTGTGTAATGCATGTGGAATTTTTAGCTGCCTTCTGTGACTTATGTCTtcttattttagggaaaaaatataaatgaggtCATTTAAGATGCCGACAAATTATTGTGTACAATTACATAtctgttttaagattatttttccattactATTTTCATGTTTATCTAAGGGTTTATAATTGAGAGAAGTTCTGTTATATTAAAGCAATTAATTGGtggcttcccccccccctttttaagataAACTGTTGATGTATCTTCCGAATTGTTACTGAAATGGATTTTATAAAAGAACTAAATTGCCAAGTATAAAAAACATCTTTCTCTGGTGTTGATCTAGGGTGTCATCTGCTTTTGTGGTCTGTCTGCAACACCACAGTGACTTTCTCCTCTTTTCAAGCCCCACTGTTTGAATctaagggaaagaagaaatgtcCACCTTTCTTAGATGTTGCCCAAAATAGCCTCCCCAAGTTCCCACCTACTGTGacctctctgcttcctttttcattttagaaatatctgTGTCCAGGTGTGGAAGCCAACAACAGGATATTCAAAGATTAGGTaggcagaacaaaggaaaaagaaattgctaAATGCTACCataacaaagcaaaaccaaaccaaatgcAAACTGATGCCTCTAGGACTTTAAAACATTAGGTACAAAGTAAGTGAGAATAAACAGTTTGCTTTAGGATGCTCAAGAAGTGCCGTCTTCTGCTGCTAGCAAGAGGATGCTCCAGATTAAGTTCATTGATCCTACAACAATTCAGATCCCTTCACTTCCCTCTCATTTAACCTCTCACGGATTACTATTAGGATGATAAAAGTTACTTTCAAGTTGTCGTTTTTGTTGTCATGTTTGATTCACGTTAACAAAAACACTGCTGTTCTCAAATGAACTGTTTCAATTAGTTACTAGaattatttcaaagtataaagaatgtttttaaaaatataaattatgacaCATAATTCAAATATcttaacaagaaaacaaaacctggaTTTTCAAATGTGCAAAGGGGACACTGCACACTGTTGTTTCTAATAATTCATGCAATTTAAACTTAGTCATTGTTCACCATGTACTGGTGAAGGGGGTAAAAAGGACTATTTTCTTTGTGTATTAGCAACTCGGGAAGTGAGAAGAATATCTTTTATATGGgtacatatttttcatttgtgcCTAAGGAAGTAGAGACTAAAATATCTTATACCTACTTTACTTATTCTCTTTTGCAACAATGTCATTAGCTACTAGTAGAATAgctagggatgtctgggtggctcagcggttaagcatctgccttaggctcaggaggtgattctggagtcctggaatcaagtcccgcatcgggctccctgtgcggagcctgcttctccctctacctgtatctctgcctctctccttctcttatgtccctcacaaataaataaataaaatcttaaaaaaaaatagaatagctaaaatgaagAGGTACTATTTCATATGAGAATTAGGAAAAGactaaacaaatttaaataactGAAGTGTAGATTCCTTTTGgatgatcaaaatattttctaaataaatgtcatactaaaaataactgataaaaataatatttttatgcaaattAATGGGACAGGATTGCTTTGACACCTATATGGCTCTCTCATTTGGCTTAATGATCCTTGCTTTATATGTAGTTTATGTATCCCACAATCCTATACTAAAAGTTTAGAGTATATATTCTACAAAAATCTATAtgtacttcaaaaaataatttttatttagttctggaatgttttcttaaataGACACAGGAATGTTTTGAACTCCAGAAAAGCAgccatttcatataaataatggCCTAATTCTATCCAGACTGGACACAGCATTGAGCAAATGGTTTGAGTCCCTCCATCCCTGTAGGATTCCCCCCTGATGCATGCCTCCACCTGGAATCCTCCTACACTTACCCTCTGCCTGCCCAAGCTATGATTCATCTTTCAGGGTTCATGCGGAGTCTCCTTTGTGAACACAATCCTGACTCCTTGAAGAAGTTTGctgtttccatctctttactcTCAGAGAATGctctattataataaattaacGGTTTACATGATTGCATTTCCAAGTAGACTATGAGACAAGTGtctttttttacctttgtatttTCAGTGACTTGCCAAAAGTGTTTACAAGGATATGCCAGTCCTATTTCAGTCCTTTGAATAAGTATACTGACTGGTTTAAAACTCaggatggggcagcccaggtggctcaacggtttagtgctgccttcagcccaggacctgatcctggagtcctgggatcgagtcccatgttaggctccctgcatggagcctgcttctccctctgcctgtgtctctgcctctctctctctctctctctctgtctctcatgaataaataaataaaatctttaaaaaaaaatctcaggatgACTCTGGGCAGCAGGTACTATTCTTAGTacctagggaaactgaggcagagacacgTACATTCCCTAGCTTGCCCAAGTTCTTCAGCTAGTTAAGTGGAGAGATGGGATTTAACCTGAGGGAACCTGGCTCTCAAGTCAGACCAGGTAGGGGACAAGGTTACACAGGGCACAAGGCTATACAGTACATATTACTGAATCTAAGTCTTGGTTTGCtcatgtgaaaatgaaaatgaggataaAACAGCACCTACTCACaggctgtgaggattaaaagagagaaaatgcacacAGCATGTGGGAGGAGGGTAAGCACACAATGCCCAGTGGTTCCTGGTCTAATCCAGAGGTTTCCAACTGGGGGTAGGTGGAGCCTGCAGAGGACTCATGGCAGCAACTAGAGACATTTCTCGTTGTCACAACTGGGGTAGTGGTACTGAAATATAGTGGGCAGGGGACAGAAATGAtgttaaatatcctacaatgcacaggccAGCTCAGACAACAAAAAATTTTCTGGTTGAAAACATCAATAGTGATAAGGTTGAAAAACCCTGGTCTAATTTAtctgaatatatttaaacatttttttttttttaaataagaagttaCCAAAACCAACCCAAAGGAAGAAAACACCAGAAAGCCCCAAAATATCAtgcttattttactttacttagGGAgcagatatgtgtgtatatgtatatatacacacataaatatatatatttatgtatatatctgACAGAAAGAATCAGCAAAAAGGTAGACAATGAGCTAAGTCAGGAAAACTGGGTACCCTAAGAGTGGATAGATTTAAGAGAAATGTAAGTGATGTCAGAAAGTGGTAACTAGTGGACTCGTTGTGTGAGTAAACGTGAAGGGAGTGCCCTCAGAAGTCCTCCCAGTGATGCCTGCCCAACATGGACAGGGGAGGAGTTAATCAGTCAGCACATGACATACACATGTGTAGGAGCAGCCTGGGGTATGTAGACAGAACTTCAATTCTAGATTCAATGTTTTCTCATTACATTCCTTTTATTACCATATTTTTAGCTCCATAGCTTCGGCATAAATTAACTTTACTGACTTTTGAGGATTTGTATCCTAGCCTATAATCTTGCAGAATCTGTTGCATATCTCTTCATTATTTCCAATGACTTTTTTATCCACTTAATTgtactttatacatatataaaagtatCACCTCCTTGGATTTATagtatttcttgtttattttattctgcaGTAGTTATTAAAACATAACTACATACTACGATAAATTTTAATAGTAAATACCCTGTTTCTATTCAACACTTACTTGATTTTTAAGGAAGACTCTGGTACTTTTCTACTTATAAAATTGGTTTTagtttacacatttatttttattttagactcATCTACTTTCAAAAAGAATTTAGGCTACTTACAATAAAATTCCTGGCATAGTAAGTGCAAAGACAACCATAAGAATGAAAGACTAAAGttacaaagagaaggaagagagaaaaaatgcaattaaataatCCTTGTTGAAGTTACTAAAGGAATTAAATATGAAACTCAAGTCTAGAACTTCCAGGCAGCCAAAGCACAGGTCACACAAAGAATCTGACAGCTCTGTCTATGGGCAGACACCCAAGAGGCTGCTGTAGTGCCTTGCCCAAA from Canis lupus dingo isolate Sandy chromosome 1, ASM325472v2, whole genome shotgun sequence encodes the following:
- the CLDN20 gene encoding claudin-20, with the protein product MASAGLQLLAFVLALSGVSGVLTATLLPNWKVNVDSGSNIITAIVQLQGLWMDCTWYSTGMFSCTLKFSILSLPIYVQAARATMVLACVLSALGICTSTVGMKCTRLGGDRETKSHASFAGGVCLMSAGISGLIPTVWYTKEIIADFLDLTVPESNKHEPGGAVYIGFISAILLFVSGMIFCTSCIEKNPEAWLYPPKQQHIPATQLEGNSAYNLKDYV